A stretch of the Thiomicrorhabdus xiamenensis genome encodes the following:
- a CDS encoding glycosyltransferase: MVSLKFLQSELEALVIPIAIALSITTLAHHYLRGFSVAGNLLMAAHLNLSLAGLAWGVAILANAEVGWLTFLIISTAFVITVVSLSIGLVQSYEQWEVICRKAWHRKQDPEIRPPRTHYPKVSLHVPAYSEPPELVIDTLNTLAKLDYPNFEVLMIDNNTTDPSLWRPVEQHCKKLGERFRFFHLENLPGAKAGALNFALQNTAEDAELISVVDSDYRVNANFLSELVGYFDDPKMGFIQTPQSYRDWNSDSYLKMCNWEYRLVFSTTLISRNERMAALTVGTMGIIRRRVLDEVGGWAEWCLTEDSELCVRIHALGYRSHYLNKVYGQGLIPENFEGYKKQRFRWTFGPIQELRRHYRLLLPKPFAKASALTAMQKVHHAIHGLGAIKSGLEFLLLPLGALAVASMLIHEESIHIPSHIWIALAVSGVSALVLKWHLFRASMGCSIKETIGALMATTSLDYIIRVASLRGLFTENSPWRRTNKFKVLPLGIGTLSAALPELILGTSMLTVASLMLVFASDSSLVHLVAVGWILQSLLFFSAPLLTLLAEKGIKRRSLAEEAEEQLALVSEPHNPIMKTD; the protein is encoded by the coding sequence ATGGTATCCCTGAAATTTCTGCAATCCGAATTGGAAGCCTTGGTGATACCGATTGCCATCGCTCTGAGTATTACCACTCTGGCGCACCACTACCTTAGAGGTTTTTCAGTGGCCGGTAATCTGTTGATGGCCGCACACCTGAACCTCAGTCTGGCCGGTTTAGCCTGGGGGGTTGCAATACTAGCCAATGCAGAGGTGGGCTGGTTAACATTCCTGATCATTTCCACCGCATTTGTTATCACAGTGGTTAGCCTAAGCATCGGGTTAGTGCAGAGCTATGAACAATGGGAAGTGATCTGCAGAAAAGCCTGGCATCGTAAGCAAGACCCGGAAATACGCCCTCCACGAACGCATTATCCGAAAGTCTCTTTGCATGTACCGGCTTATTCCGAACCGCCTGAACTGGTTATCGATACCTTAAATACTCTGGCAAAACTGGATTACCCGAACTTTGAAGTCTTGATGATTGACAACAATACAACGGACCCCAGCCTGTGGCGACCGGTTGAGCAGCACTGCAAGAAACTGGGGGAACGTTTTCGGTTTTTTCATCTCGAAAATTTACCGGGAGCCAAAGCCGGAGCCTTAAATTTTGCGCTTCAAAACACGGCTGAAGATGCAGAACTGATCAGTGTCGTAGACAGTGACTACCGGGTGAATGCAAACTTTCTCTCCGAACTGGTTGGCTATTTTGACGATCCTAAAATGGGCTTTATTCAAACCCCGCAATCCTATCGCGACTGGAACTCGGATTCGTATTTGAAAATGTGCAACTGGGAATACCGGTTAGTTTTTTCGACAACACTGATAAGCCGTAATGAACGGATGGCGGCATTGACCGTCGGCACCATGGGAATCATACGACGCCGTGTACTGGATGAAGTAGGCGGCTGGGCAGAGTGGTGTTTAACTGAAGACTCGGAACTGTGTGTACGCATACATGCTCTAGGCTATCGCTCTCATTACCTGAATAAAGTGTACGGGCAAGGACTGATTCCGGAAAACTTTGAAGGTTATAAAAAGCAGCGATTTCGCTGGACATTCGGCCCTATTCAAGAACTCCGACGGCACTACCGTTTACTTTTACCCAAACCATTTGCTAAAGCGTCCGCTTTAACCGCAATGCAAAAAGTGCATCATGCCATTCATGGATTGGGAGCGATAAAATCCGGGCTGGAATTTCTCTTACTTCCGCTCGGGGCCTTGGCTGTCGCCTCAATGTTGATTCATGAGGAGTCTATTCATATCCCATCTCATATATGGATTGCGTTGGCGGTCTCAGGTGTTTCGGCGCTGGTATTGAAATGGCATCTTTTCCGGGCATCTATGGGATGCAGCATCAAAGAAACCATCGGTGCGCTGATGGCAACAACCTCTTTAGACTACATCATCAGGGTCGCAAGCCTGAGAGGATTGTTTACAGAGAACTCACCCTGGCGCAGAACGAATAAATTCAAAGTCCTGCCTCTGGGGATCGGAACACTGAGCGCAGCCCTTCCGGAGCTGATACTCGGCACCAGTATGCTGACTGTAGCCAGCTTGATGTTAGTGTTTGCCAGCGACTCGAGTCTGGTTCATCTGGTAGCCGTTGGCTGGATTCTGCAAAGTCTGCTTTTCTTCAGTGCCCCGCTCCTTACCCTTTTAGCCGAAAAAGGGATTAAAAGACGATCTTTGGCTGAAGAAGCTGAAGAACAGTTGGCACTGGTTTCAGAACCCCATAACCCGATCATGAAGACTGATTAG
- a CDS encoding ShlB/FhaC/HecB family hemolysin secretion/activation protein, producing MVLRNQTQIAILSFITLAVLPLHCAADETRKTNTALVIDNYDNETNRILIDFDINNPLGPDGKLHLQALKGISGPAKAARFNLRMPTDDRGIQFNLFASRNEYTIDGSASNFRPLGREDQLGAGLTFPLISEESHKLATHLELFRKDLRSEDSSIDFNELSHINLLRLKLTDFFMDSEYNVTTFNFSVNHGNFILDSDDARLAENAGRDAEGFFWVYKLKINHARRLLNAFKLQLSAQAQKASRNLSASEKMYLGGPFGVMSYPAGEAGGDEGLLLTMRLGHDIPFDIDGQLEAALLAQYGEVQFDHTDYAWSLDPNTTSMAGVGLGLTYRFSTRLTAQLDHVYRTGEIYEFTNTDSDHQTWFSLRITL from the coding sequence ATGGTATTAAGAAATCAAACCCAAATTGCGATCCTCTCTTTTATCACTCTGGCAGTGCTTCCACTTCATTGCGCAGCGGATGAAACCAGAAAAACCAACACCGCCTTGGTCATTGATAATTATGACAATGAGACCAACCGTATTTTGATTGATTTTGACATTAACAATCCTCTCGGTCCGGACGGAAAACTGCACTTGCAGGCACTTAAAGGTATCAGCGGTCCGGCAAAGGCTGCACGCTTCAATTTACGAATGCCGACGGATGATCGAGGTATTCAATTCAATCTGTTCGCTTCCCGCAACGAATACACCATCGACGGCAGTGCATCCAACTTCCGGCCTCTGGGTCGCGAAGACCAGTTAGGGGCCGGTTTAACCTTTCCGCTTATTTCAGAAGAGAGCCATAAGCTTGCGACCCACCTGGAATTGTTCAGAAAGGATCTTCGTTCAGAAGACAGTTCGATCGATTTCAATGAACTCTCGCATATCAATCTGCTGCGACTGAAGCTGACCGATTTTTTTATGGATTCCGAATACAACGTAACAACATTCAATTTCAGCGTGAATCACGGCAATTTTATCCTTGATAGTGACGATGCCCGTTTAGCCGAAAATGCCGGACGGGACGCTGAAGGCTTTTTTTGGGTCTACAAACTGAAAATCAATCACGCACGACGGCTGCTGAATGCCTTTAAATTGCAACTCTCCGCACAGGCGCAAAAAGCGTCGCGAAATTTAAGTGCCAGCGAAAAAATGTACCTGGGAGGCCCTTTTGGTGTCATGAGTTATCCTGCCGGTGAAGCCGGCGGAGATGAAGGTTTACTGTTGACGATGCGTCTGGGTCACGACATTCCCTTTGATATAGACGGGCAATTGGAAGCAGCGCTTCTCGCTCAATATGGGGAAGTTCAATTTGACCATACCGATTACGCCTGGTCACTCGACCCGAATACAACAAGCATGGCCGGCGTAGGACTGGGATTAACCTATCGTTTTTCGACAAGGCTCACCGCTCAACTTGATCATGTTTATCGCACCGGGGAAATATACGAATTTACCAATACTGACAGCGACCATCAAACCTGGTTCAGTCTTCGTATCACGCTATAA
- a CDS encoding helix-turn-helix domain-containing protein produces MSEQTKLLTLSQAANYLGCNPETVRRHAQAGKIPAAKLGRKWVFIEQDLAQYLRNQYSTPESVVQVVDNNEESLCQSTNETLSGGLNSLHQMEREYSALLGLKTESKRKNSKQS; encoded by the coding sequence ATGAGTGAGCAAACCAAATTGCTCACTCTCTCCCAAGCGGCTAACTATTTAGGCTGTAATCCTGAAACGGTTAGAAGACATGCTCAAGCAGGCAAAATCCCTGCGGCAAAGCTTGGCAGAAAGTGGGTATTTATCGAACAAGACCTTGCACAATATCTCAGAAATCAATATTCTACGCCTGAGAGTGTTGTGCAAGTTGTTGACAACAATGAGGAATCATTATGTCAATCTACAAACGAAACACTATCTGGTGGGTTGAATTCATTGCACCAGATGGAACGAGAATACAGCGCTCTACTGGGACTGAAGACCGAAAGCAAGCGCAAGAATTCGAAGCAAAGCTGA
- a CDS encoding HNH endonuclease signature motif containing protein, producing MKEDVYNLFLYTDDAIFVKEYGVSVHTFYGTDEEKSEYLKSHVITDFESAQKFKIPNRFKMIQVNGDEISGCMRIDSAFQSLNIAGAAFFSEAMIKLNAPAEPLYVCTVIENGKPVGIMNTKKSKFNGNTMNAFLRRGIDTKLSKELIDKGYNLSKLKQLKNSELSNLGLNDDQILSINEGGRPPIPSETYIKLLYESKRTCCVCRDATKPIIIHHIEEWSQSKSHDESNLVVLCLEHHDLAHTKKELSIDLSKKQLREFKTKWIEDAKTSDAEAILGLVSHDYSRWDYFNHRRIYELFLDLNINAENFKTFSKLKDAGYVDDLGILEISTVQKMNENRRYMYDDGNGFILVYYMKEVFESVLANLPIINITDKFDRAQINSLLRPGSFIAFQAGFYYKNINTSLSGTDQLRRAHYKKKGIKIEFTFPPFEATSSSSHSDSLTGHSVSTVICIVKSIYDKDDYLNIDVSCLAIGSYFENCRFKQDKRF from the coding sequence ATGAAAGAAGACGTCTATAATTTATTTCTCTACACAGATGATGCCATTTTTGTAAAAGAGTATGGGGTCTCAGTTCACACATTTTATGGAACAGATGAAGAAAAATCTGAATACTTAAAATCACACGTAATAACAGACTTTGAATCAGCCCAGAAATTTAAAATACCGAATAGGTTTAAAATGATTCAAGTGAATGGTGATGAAATTTCAGGATGTATGAGGATTGATTCGGCTTTTCAATCATTAAATATTGCAGGAGCAGCTTTTTTCTCAGAAGCAATGATTAAACTTAATGCTCCCGCTGAACCTTTGTATGTATGTACAGTAATTGAAAATGGTAAACCAGTAGGAATTATGAATACAAAAAAAAGCAAATTTAATGGCAATACAATGAATGCTTTTTTACGAAGAGGTATCGATACAAAATTATCTAAGGAATTGATAGATAAGGGTTACAACTTAAGTAAACTCAAGCAACTTAAAAATTCTGAACTTTCTAATCTTGGTTTAAATGACGACCAAATTTTATCTATTAATGAAGGAGGCCGCCCGCCTATTCCCTCTGAAACATATATCAAATTGCTATATGAATCTAAACGAACATGTTGTGTCTGTAGGGATGCTACAAAACCAATTATTATCCATCATATTGAAGAGTGGAGCCAAAGTAAAAGTCATGACGAGTCAAATTTAGTTGTTTTGTGTTTAGAACACCATGACTTAGCACATACAAAAAAAGAATTAAGCATCGATCTCAGCAAAAAACAATTACGGGAATTCAAGACTAAATGGATAGAAGACGCGAAGACTTCTGATGCTGAGGCTATTCTAGGCCTAGTCTCTCACGATTATTCAAGATGGGATTATTTTAATCATAGACGAATTTATGAATTGTTTTTAGATCTTAATATTAATGCTGAGAACTTCAAAACATTTTCAAAACTAAAAGATGCTGGATATGTTGATGATTTAGGAATTCTCGAAATTTCGACTGTTCAGAAAATGAATGAAAATAGACGTTACATGTACGATGATGGAAATGGCTTTATTCTCGTTTATTATATGAAAGAAGTTTTTGAATCTGTTTTGGCAAATCTTCCAATCATTAACATAACGGACAAATTTGATCGAGCTCAAATTAATTCGTTATTAAGGCCTGGTAGTTTTATTGCTTTTCAAGCAGGATTTTATTACAAAAACATAAACACATCATTATCAGGTACAGACCAACTACGTAGAGCTCATTACAAGAAAAAGGGGATAAAGATAGAATTTACGTTTCCTCCTTTTGAAGCAACCAGCTCTTCATCACATTCTGATAGTTTAACGGGGCACTCTGTTTCAACGGTTATCTGTATAGTAAAATCGATTTACGATAAAGACGATTACTTAAATATTGATGTAAGTTGTTTGGCTATAGGAAGTTACTTTGAAAATTGCAGGTTCAAGCAAGATAAACGTTTTTAA
- a CDS encoding NotI family restriction endonuclease codes for MASANNIAEIYGISIYNNTADWNNLIEQQQCPYLGRKCLKNRKSEAELTIGTCSVTYGKDKKDVIICPHRLLERRQIFTDCLHLLNSHEPGNELHIVAEVPIPGGNVDYFLVSTRDRKVKDFVAIELQTLDTTGTVWPFRQRFVNSKGILVKPEDLNSKKSFGMNWKMTAKTILVQMHHKIETFEHINKHLVLVVQNHLLDYMASEFSFAHISDNARIGDSMHFHAYQLNEASGKLRLNLVDRKSTDAEGISKCLGLESEARIELTEIIEKLEAKISDSTLMTI; via the coding sequence ATGGCATCAGCAAACAATATAGCAGAAATATATGGCATTTCAATTTATAACAATACAGCAGATTGGAATAATCTTATTGAACAACAACAGTGTCCATACCTAGGTCGTAAATGCCTAAAAAATCGAAAAAGTGAAGCAGAACTAACAATTGGAACATGTTCTGTAACATACGGAAAAGATAAAAAAGATGTGATTATCTGCCCTCACCGCCTACTCGAAAGAAGGCAAATTTTTACTGACTGCCTCCATCTACTGAACTCTCATGAGCCTGGAAATGAATTGCATATCGTAGCAGAAGTACCAATCCCTGGGGGTAACGTGGATTATTTCCTTGTTTCTACGCGTGACCGAAAAGTAAAAGATTTCGTTGCGATAGAATTGCAAACTTTAGATACCACCGGCACCGTTTGGCCTTTTAGGCAAAGATTTGTTAATTCAAAAGGAATTTTGGTTAAGCCAGAAGACCTCAACTCAAAAAAATCTTTTGGAATGAATTGGAAGATGACGGCTAAAACAATTCTAGTTCAGATGCATCACAAAATTGAAACATTTGAGCACATAAATAAACACCTTGTTTTAGTGGTACAAAATCATTTATTGGATTACATGGCAAGTGAGTTTTCTTTCGCACATATAAGTGATAATGCAAGAATTGGTGATTCAATGCACTTTCATGCCTATCAACTAAATGAAGCTTCTGGAAAGCTCCGCTTAAACTTAGTTGATCGCAAAAGCACGGATGCTGAGGGTATTTCTAAATGCTTGGGATTGGAAAGTGAAGCCCGCATCGAGTTGACCGAGATTATTGAAAAACTCGAAGCCAAAATTTCAGACTCAACATTAATGACTATATAA
- a CDS encoding group I truncated hemoglobin codes for MSETLYDRLGGLDGITRLVDDIADAHLNNPIVKTRFEVIEDLDQTKQWLVEFVCAGTGGPQAYTGRDMISTHKGMNISEQEYLAVVDDIMSAMDKNQLSEPVKSEILSIVYSIKEEIIRV; via the coding sequence ATGTCTGAAACATTATATGATCGATTAGGGGGGCTGGACGGAATTACCCGTCTTGTCGACGATATAGCTGATGCACATTTGAATAACCCGATTGTCAAAACACGATTTGAAGTTATTGAAGATCTGGATCAAACCAAGCAATGGTTGGTTGAATTTGTTTGTGCCGGAACTGGCGGGCCGCAAGCCTATACAGGCCGAGATATGATCTCGACCCACAAGGGGATGAACATTTCGGAGCAGGAATACCTGGCTGTAGTTGACGATATTATGTCGGCAATGGATAAAAACCAGTTGTCGGAACCGGTTAAAAGCGAAATCCTGTCAATTGTTTATTCTATTAAGGAAGAAATTATTCGTGTATGA
- a CDS encoding helix-turn-helix domain-containing protein — MTDALLSLKEVAQLLGFHPETLRRNVKRYSYPHYKIGGELRFKLEELLNATRVGNNDSRRDCVDEKGEDLCHSTNNATQSIGGVNSQHQTERLYDNLLGLKTKP, encoded by the coding sequence ATGACTGATGCACTGCTATCCCTAAAAGAAGTTGCTCAACTGCTTGGCTTTCATCCCGAGACTCTGCGAAGGAATGTTAAACGCTACAGTTATCCGCATTACAAGATCGGAGGGGAGCTACGCTTTAAGTTGGAGGAATTGCTAAACGCAACCCGAGTGGGTAATAATGATAGTCGGCGTGATTGCGTTGACGAAAAAGGAGAAGACTTATGTCACTCTACAAACAACGCAACTCAAAGTATTGGTGGTGTAAATTCACAGCACCAGACGGAACGGTTATACGACAATCTACTCGGACTGAAAACAAAGCCCTAG
- a CDS encoding MBOAT family O-acyltransferase: protein MLFNSYSFLFVFLPIALVIFHFLRSQGMSRVSFLSLVILSLVFYGYWNPVYLTLLIPQMLFNFAVATAIFERRIAQPSLAKILLIVGITVNLSLLGYFKYANFFVDNLNELTGVDIIIATIVLPLGISFITFQKIAFLVDTYQGKLQQINLLDFSLFVTFFPQLIAGPIVHHSEMMPQFYSKGKILDTTLAMGVTIFAIGLAKKVLLADTAALYASPLFDSAANGTTLDMLSAWTAALAYTVQLYFDFSAYSDMAIGIALMFGIHLPMNFASPYKATSIVDFWRRWHMTLSRFLRDYLYIPLGGNRNGKARRLLNLMVTMLLGGLWHGAGWTFVVWGALHGIYLVINHSWHQIRSKLPFMPKSVGFLEIRLGHLITFLAVVVAWVFFRAADIGTALSILHSMAGMNEITAESYLVPLDMAIPVIFGLLFLAWFAPNTQQIVGYTGPDKLDAGEFEPEPPKQVIAWKPAPQWVLAVGALAGLSVMSLSKVSEFLYFQF from the coding sequence ATGTTATTCAACTCGTATAGCTTCTTGTTTGTCTTTCTCCCCATTGCATTGGTGATCTTCCACTTTCTGCGAAGTCAGGGAATGTCCAGAGTTTCATTTCTATCTCTGGTCATTCTCTCACTGGTGTTCTATGGCTATTGGAACCCGGTGTATCTGACACTTCTGATTCCTCAGATGTTATTTAACTTTGCCGTTGCCACCGCCATATTCGAGAGACGTATCGCACAGCCGAGCCTGGCAAAAATTTTATTGATTGTCGGTATCACCGTTAACCTTAGCCTGCTCGGTTACTTCAAATATGCGAACTTCTTTGTCGACAATCTCAACGAACTGACCGGTGTCGACATTATCATTGCCACCATCGTCCTTCCGCTGGGCATATCCTTTATTACTTTTCAAAAAATCGCTTTCCTGGTGGATACTTATCAGGGAAAACTGCAACAGATCAACCTTCTGGATTTTTCGTTATTCGTCACTTTCTTTCCGCAGTTGATCGCTGGCCCGATCGTTCATCACTCAGAGATGATGCCGCAGTTTTATAGCAAGGGAAAAATTCTGGATACAACCCTGGCGATGGGCGTGACAATCTTCGCAATAGGCCTGGCCAAAAAGGTTTTGCTGGCGGATACCGCGGCCTTATATGCATCCCCCTTGTTTGACAGCGCAGCCAATGGCACAACATTGGACATGCTGTCCGCGTGGACTGCTGCTCTGGCTTATACCGTTCAACTCTATTTTGACTTTTCCGCTTATTCCGACATGGCCATCGGAATAGCCTTGATGTTCGGTATACACCTGCCAATGAATTTTGCCTCCCCCTATAAGGCAACCAGTATTGTTGATTTCTGGCGCAGATGGCACATGACACTGTCGCGTTTTTTAAGAGACTATCTGTACATCCCCTTAGGCGGAAACCGCAACGGCAAGGCGAGACGCCTTTTGAATCTGATGGTCACCATGCTTCTCGGAGGATTATGGCATGGTGCAGGCTGGACCTTTGTTGTCTGGGGGGCATTACACGGCATCTACCTGGTCATAAACCACAGCTGGCATCAAATCCGCTCCAAATTGCCATTTATGCCCAAATCCGTCGGCTTCCTCGAGATTCGACTCGGTCATTTGATTACCTTTTTGGCCGTTGTCGTGGCCTGGGTCTTTTTCCGTGCCGCAGACATCGGAACGGCGCTGTCTATTTTGCACTCAATGGCCGGTATGAACGAGATCACAGCCGAATCCTACTTGGTACCGCTAGATATGGCTATCCCCGTCATCTTCGGGCTACTGTTTCTGGCGTGGTTTGCACCGAACACCCAACAAATTGTTGGCTATACCGGCCCGGACAAACTGGATGCAGGAGAGTTTGAACCAGAACCGCCTAAACAGGTTATTGCTTGGAAACCGGCACCGCAATGGGTGCTTGCCGTTGGTGCTCTGGCCGGGTTATCGGTTATGTCTCTGTCCAAAGTCTCAGAGTTTTTATATTTCCAGTTCTGA
- a CDS encoding DNA-methyltransferase — translation MPDQSIDMCITSPPYWGQRQYENGGIGLEKNHKEYIKDLCDIFLELKRVLKDEGSFWLNVGDTYKNKALLGIPWRIAFELIDEQGWILRNSVIWNKVKGAPDNSKDKLRNIHENVFHFVKKSKGYYYNADAVRKKPREAKVENGAVVSATGVSGVRYKRQIELSTDLNMEEKKNALNALDETLEKISRGELSDFRMIIRGQQRATHSDSEKVSGRAKELRDKGFCILRYHPKGSKPSDVWDILPEDTQKRKKHYAAYPEDLCKIPILATCPPDGIVFDPFCGTGTTMLVAKSFNRKSIGVDLSKEYIELAEERCSEWHQQTI, via the coding sequence ATGCCCGACCAATCAATAGATATGTGCATTACTAGTCCTCCATATTGGGGGCAAAGACAATATGAGAACGGTGGAATTGGACTAGAAAAGAATCATAAGGAATATATTAAGGATCTGTGTGATATTTTTCTGGAGTTGAAGCGAGTGCTTAAAGATGAAGGTTCATTCTGGCTAAATGTTGGTGACACATACAAAAACAAGGCTCTTTTAGGTATTCCGTGGAGAATAGCTTTTGAATTAATCGACGAACAGGGTTGGATACTAAGAAACTCTGTAATTTGGAACAAGGTGAAAGGAGCACCGGACAACTCTAAAGACAAATTAAGAAATATCCATGAAAATGTTTTTCACTTTGTAAAAAAATCAAAAGGATATTATTACAATGCTGATGCAGTAAGAAAAAAGCCTCGAGAAGCCAAAGTAGAAAATGGTGCAGTTGTTTCAGCAACAGGTGTTAGTGGTGTAAGGTATAAACGCCAAATTGAGCTTTCTACCGATTTAAATATGGAAGAAAAGAAGAATGCTTTGAATGCTTTAGATGAAACACTTGAAAAAATCAGTAGAGGAGAGCTGTCCGATTTTAGAATGATCATTCGTGGCCAACAAAGAGCCACACACTCAGATTCGGAAAAAGTCTCTGGTCGAGCAAAAGAATTAAGAGATAAAGGTTTCTGTATTCTTAGATATCATCCTAAAGGGAGTAAACCTAGCGATGTTTGGGACATCTTACCTGAAGACACCCAAAAACGTAAAAAGCATTACGCAGCATATCCTGAAGATCTTTGTAAAATCCCTATTCTTGCAACTTGTCCTCCTGATGGAATTGTATTTGACCCTTTTTGTGGAACGGGAACAACAATGTTAGTTGCAAAATCCTTTAATAGGAAATCGATTGGTGTTGACTTATCTAAAGAATATATAGAATTAGCAGAGGAAAGATGTAGCGAATGGCATCAGCAAACAATATAG
- a CDS encoding tyrosine-type recombinase/integrase has translation MLWKEAVIRFMREKQNKDQTNEISIFKYLDPYFGHMYVDEIRRMHIDDIIQQRLKEGVSNATINRLLQKLRAVLNKAHKEWEVKCDPPFVKLLKEPKKRVRWLTENEAYRLIQALPAHTADMVVFSLETGLRESNVTLLRWDQINLSERVVFIEGDDILKSEQAFVVPLSEKAVDVLKRQIGKHTERVFTYKGNPVRRANTKMFKSICKEIGLEDFRWHDLRHTWATWHVNRGTPLEVLQELGGWSDYKMVKRYAHFSHQHLHKYVNSTQNQISTNFPTLAKFG, from the coding sequence ATGTTATGGAAAGAAGCGGTGATTCGTTTCATGCGTGAAAAGCAGAATAAGGATCAGACTAACGAGATCAGCATCTTCAAATACCTTGATCCTTATTTTGGTCATATGTATGTCGATGAAATTAGGCGCATGCACATTGATGACATCATTCAGCAACGACTGAAAGAGGGCGTCAGTAACGCAACGATTAATCGACTACTTCAGAAACTTAGAGCGGTATTAAACAAAGCACACAAAGAATGGGAGGTGAAATGTGATCCTCCTTTCGTCAAACTCTTGAAGGAACCAAAGAAGCGGGTTCGATGGCTGACTGAAAATGAAGCCTATCGACTCATTCAAGCTTTACCTGCTCACACGGCAGATATGGTTGTCTTCTCTTTAGAAACGGGCTTGCGAGAATCCAATGTCACTTTGTTGCGTTGGGATCAGATTAATTTAAGCGAGCGAGTTGTCTTTATCGAAGGTGACGATATTTTAAAGAGTGAACAGGCCTTTGTTGTTCCATTGTCAGAAAAGGCGGTGGACGTGCTGAAAAGACAAATTGGAAAGCATACTGAAAGGGTTTTCACTTATAAGGGGAATCCAGTTCGTAGAGCGAACACCAAAATGTTTAAAAGTATATGCAAAGAAATTGGTTTGGAGGATTTTCGCTGGCATGATCTTCGTCACACATGGGCGACTTGGCATGTCAATAGGGGAACGCCTTTGGAAGTTCTGCAAGAGTTAGGCGGCTGGTCTGACTATAAGATGGTGAAGCGATACGCTCACTTTAGTCATCAGCATTTACATAAGTACGTAAATAGCACCCAAAATCAAATCTCTACAAATTTCCCTACATTGGCGAAATTTGGGTAA
- a CDS encoding tyrosine-type recombinase/integrase: MSLYKQRNSKYWWCKFTAPDGTVIRQSTRTENKALAAEFEATLNYNLYRQALFGERAEMSWREAVVKFITESETKSPKDNISLFRLLDPYFGHLKLHEINGKHIEQLIDTRQKQGVKNSTINKSLEKIRALFNLANKKWRVKCDPPYIKLLSTPRMRVRWITHNEASNLLKHLQEHTRVMAHFTLETGLREFNVTHLRWDQVDLAKGVVYIEGDDVLKDGKPYLVVLTDSAKEIIRSQIGKHHTFVFTYRGKPVKKAGTDSWRNGLEKAGITNFRWHDLRHTWASWHVQNGTPLEVLQELGGWKDIKSVQKYAHFNVDTLRGYAKGLGIVSGIETKKATMVSGF; the protein is encoded by the coding sequence ATGTCACTCTACAAACAACGCAACTCAAAGTATTGGTGGTGTAAATTCACAGCACCAGACGGAACGGTTATACGACAATCTACTCGGACTGAAAACAAAGCCCTAGCGGCTGAGTTTGAAGCGACCCTGAACTACAACCTGTATCGACAGGCTCTGTTCGGGGAAAGGGCGGAAATGTCGTGGCGCGAAGCGGTTGTCAAATTCATCACAGAATCAGAAACCAAAAGCCCGAAAGATAATATTTCACTCTTTCGACTTTTAGACCCTTACTTCGGGCATCTGAAACTACATGAGATTAACGGCAAACACATCGAGCAATTAATCGACACCCGTCAAAAACAAGGAGTGAAAAATTCCACGATTAACAAGTCACTCGAAAAAATTAGAGCCTTGTTTAATCTGGCAAACAAGAAATGGCGTGTAAAGTGTGATCCGCCTTACATAAAACTTCTTAGCACTCCTAGAATGCGTGTCCGATGGATTACGCATAATGAAGCGTCAAACCTTTTAAAACACCTTCAGGAGCATACGAGAGTCATGGCGCACTTTACTCTGGAAACAGGGTTGAGAGAATTCAATGTCACTCACTTGCGTTGGGATCAGGTTGATCTGGCAAAAGGTGTTGTCTATATAGAAGGTGATGATGTTCTCAAAGACGGTAAACCGTATTTGGTTGTGCTGACTGATTCGGCAAAGGAAATTATCCGAAGCCAGATTGGAAAGCATCATACTTTTGTATTTACCTACAGAGGTAAGCCCGTTAAAAAAGCGGGAACTGATTCATGGCGAAACGGACTTGAGAAAGCAGGCATAACAAACTTCCGCTGGCATGATCTTCGTCATACTTGGGCGAGTTGGCATGTTCAAAATGGAACACCCTTAGAAGTGTTACAGGAACTTGGCGGCTGGAAGGATATTAAGTCTGTTCAGAAATATGCTCATTTCAATGTCGATACATTGAGAGGCTATGCAAAAGGATTGGGCATAGTATCGGGCATAGAAACGAAAAAAGCCACTATGGTAAGTGGCTTTTAG